One Leifsonia shinshuensis DNA window includes the following coding sequences:
- a CDS encoding LysM peptidoglycan-binding domain-containing protein, with product MPNRIFRGIAASKAARTRARRAAAVAIAAVAVVSVLAGCALFGGGGGGKPVAAPTHSRTPKPTTTPVAEDRSYATATPTPTPVPVPTLTPVPAGTVVAEASVASPKGSIHFHYRVVSNGDNTYSAQYSNFTSTVPVPVSVTFIDIAPNVGDGLTYHGIGDHLLGGPTSSAAAASTAVLTGAGQPSYLGTLVTYSSAASFDGVPQELGPNKVLAVDKVRWSVPVRPSNVHPVDSGARTNAAGAVTATTASGAPRRYEVAEGDTTQAVADRFGIPVEWLLWLNPDLPGGPGSQYLYASTALNLDPDSL from the coding sequence GTGCCGAATCGAATATTCCGGGGTATTGCCGCGTCGAAGGCCGCTCGCACGCGCGCTCGACGTGCCGCTGCCGTCGCCATCGCCGCCGTCGCCGTCGTGTCGGTGCTCGCCGGCTGTGCGCTGTTCGGGGGCGGGGGCGGAGGGAAGCCGGTCGCCGCTCCCACGCACTCGCGGACGCCGAAGCCCACGACGACACCCGTGGCGGAGGATCGCAGCTACGCCACCGCGACGCCGACCCCGACACCGGTGCCCGTACCGACCCTGACACCGGTCCCGGCCGGCACGGTCGTCGCCGAGGCGAGCGTCGCGTCGCCCAAGGGCAGCATCCACTTCCACTACCGGGTCGTCTCGAACGGGGACAACACCTACTCGGCCCAGTACTCGAACTTCACCTCCACGGTCCCGGTCCCCGTGTCTGTCACGTTCATCGACATCGCACCGAACGTCGGCGACGGCCTCACCTACCACGGCATCGGGGACCACCTGCTGGGCGGCCCGACCTCCAGTGCCGCCGCGGCGTCCACGGCGGTCCTGACCGGCGCCGGCCAGCCGTCGTACCTCGGCACGCTCGTCACGTACTCCTCGGCGGCCTCGTTCGACGGGGTGCCGCAGGAGCTCGGGCCGAACAAGGTGCTCGCCGTCGACAAGGTCCGCTGGTCGGTGCCGGTCCGGCCGTCCAACGTGCACCCGGTCGACTCCGGAGCGCGCACCAACGCGGCGGGAGCCGTCACGGCGACGACCGCGAGCGGCGCCCCGCGACGCTACGAGGTCGCGGAGGGCGACACGACCCAGGCTGTCGCGGATCGTTTCGGGATCCCGGTGGAGTGGCTGCTCTGGCTCAACCCCGACCTGCCGGGCGGGCCCGGCAGCCAGTACCTCTACGCGTCGACGGCCCTGAACCTGGACCCGGACAGCCTGTAG
- the menD gene encoding 2-succinyl-5-enolpyruvyl-6-hydroxy-3-cyclohexene-1-carboxylic-acid synthase, with the protein MGDPRVSEEPAEVEAGAPRSSAPSAAETSALTPTGNPSTDYALALLAGFVAAGVSDIVVSPGSRSQALALAAAELERAGAARLHVRIDERVGGFLALGLTRETGAPTVIVTTSGTATANLHPAVLEAHEAGIPMIVVTADRPSELRGIRSNQTTRQDGLYGTVVRASHDVTAPVGADGETEEARTLARAAVEEAVGAATADPGPVHLNVGFREPLSVAVPSVHGLVRGGLPATAGPSALGREVVELADGPLTVVVAGADSGAEAAELARAGGYPLLAEVSSGARFGPELVVAYRELLREDAFGARVERAVVFGHPTLSREVPALLLRDDVEVLVVAPTGGEAYNPGRRARVVGGVQAPAGVDLRSPEVRSWVGSWVFASRRLTEEAERSADPAASAPDVGKARSYEPADALAFARAELAAVRAPITRPLLAEALWRYTWPHDRLVLGASRLIRDADRLVRGKKIVVHSNRGLAGIDGTIATATGIALAAEAAAVEHGTAAGVTRVLLGDLALLHDVGALLGGAGETRPHLQVVVGNDGGGTIFDGLEVASTAPAEAFDRVLYTPQTVDLSALAQAYGWQYGIARTKGELDQALSAPPAGPSILEVPLPR; encoded by the coding sequence ATGGGTGACCCGCGGGTCTCGGAAGAGCCCGCGGAGGTGGAGGCCGGTGCGCCCCGCTCGAGCGCGCCCTCCGCAGCCGAGACGAGCGCACTGACGCCCACCGGCAACCCGTCGACCGACTACGCGCTCGCGCTCCTCGCCGGCTTCGTGGCGGCGGGCGTCTCCGACATCGTCGTGAGCCCCGGATCCCGCTCCCAGGCGCTCGCGCTCGCCGCGGCGGAGCTCGAACGCGCGGGCGCCGCGCGGCTCCACGTGCGGATCGACGAGCGGGTCGGTGGCTTCCTCGCGCTCGGGCTGACCCGCGAGACCGGTGCGCCGACGGTGATCGTCACGACGAGCGGGACCGCGACCGCCAACCTCCACCCGGCCGTGCTGGAGGCTCACGAGGCCGGCATCCCGATGATCGTCGTCACCGCCGACCGGCCGAGCGAGCTGCGCGGCATCCGCTCGAATCAGACCACGCGGCAGGACGGCCTGTACGGGACGGTCGTGCGCGCCAGCCATGACGTGACCGCTCCCGTCGGCGCGGACGGTGAGACGGAGGAGGCCAGGACGCTGGCTCGCGCTGCCGTCGAGGAGGCCGTCGGTGCGGCGACCGCGGATCCGGGGCCGGTGCACCTGAACGTCGGGTTCCGCGAGCCGCTGTCGGTGGCCGTCCCGTCGGTGCACGGGCTCGTTCGCGGTGGGCTGCCCGCGACCGCCGGGCCCTCCGCCCTGGGGCGGGAGGTCGTTGAACTGGCGGACGGTCCGCTCACCGTCGTCGTCGCGGGAGCGGACTCCGGAGCCGAGGCGGCCGAGCTGGCCCGCGCGGGCGGCTATCCGCTGCTCGCCGAGGTGTCGAGCGGCGCTCGCTTCGGGCCGGAGCTCGTCGTCGCGTATCGCGAACTGCTGCGTGAGGACGCGTTCGGCGCCCGCGTCGAACGGGCCGTCGTGTTCGGGCATCCCACGCTCAGCCGTGAGGTCCCTGCCCTGCTCCTGCGCGACGATGTCGAGGTGCTGGTCGTCGCGCCGACCGGCGGTGAGGCGTACAACCCCGGCCGCCGCGCGCGGGTCGTCGGCGGCGTGCAGGCGCCCGCGGGCGTCGACCTCCGGAGCCCCGAGGTGCGGTCGTGGGTCGGGAGCTGGGTCTTCGCGAGCCGGCGGCTGACCGAGGAGGCCGAGCGATCGGCGGATCCCGCCGCGTCCGCTCCCGATGTCGGCAAGGCGCGTTCGTACGAGCCGGCGGATGCCCTCGCGTTCGCCCGCGCCGAGCTCGCCGCGGTCCGCGCGCCGATCACGCGGCCGCTGCTGGCGGAGGCGCTCTGGCGTTACACCTGGCCGCACGACCGGCTCGTGCTCGGGGCCTCCCGGCTCATCCGGGACGCCGACCGGCTCGTGCGGGGGAAGAAGATCGTCGTGCACTCCAACCGCGGGCTGGCGGGGATCGACGGGACGATCGCGACGGCGACGGGCATCGCGCTCGCGGCCGAGGCGGCAGCCGTGGAGCACGGGACGGCCGCGGGGGTCACCCGCGTGCTGCTCGGCGACCTCGCGCTGTTGCACGATGTCGGCGCACTGCTCGGCGGTGCCGGGGAGACGCGCCCGCACCTGCAGGTCGTCGTCGGGAACGACGGGGGAGGGACGATCTTCGACGGCTTGGAGGTCGCCAGCACCGCGCCCGCCGAGGCGTTCGACCGGGTGCTGTACACGCCGCAGACCGTGGACCTGTCCGCTCTCGCGCAGGCCTACGGCTGGCAGTACGGGATCGCGCGCACCAAGGGCGAGTTGGACCAGGCGCTCTCGGCGCCGCCGGCCGGGCCGAGCATCCTCGAGGTGCCGCTGCCGCGCTGA
- a CDS encoding PLD nuclease N-terminal domain-containing protein — protein sequence MVRLWIVLGVAAAVFYIYSVADCALFDRSRVRGLPKPVWVLIIVLFPIIGGILWFLIGRGRRRTEVGRRVSAPDDDPEFLGKLRIDHDQEERIRRLEKELAELDDNGPDDQTGRRDG from the coding sequence ATGGTTCGCCTCTGGATAGTCCTCGGCGTCGCAGCCGCGGTTTTCTACATCTATTCGGTGGCAGACTGCGCTCTCTTCGACCGTTCCAGGGTGCGTGGCCTACCCAAGCCCGTGTGGGTGCTCATCATCGTCCTCTTCCCGATCATCGGCGGGATCCTCTGGTTCCTGATCGGCCGTGGCCGACGACGCACGGAGGTCGGCCGCCGGGTCAGCGCCCCGGACGACGACCCCGAGTTCCTCGGCAAGCTCCGGATCGACCACGACCAGGAGGAGCGCATCCGCCGGCTCGAGAAGGAACTCGCCGAACTCGACGACAACGGCCCCGACGACCAGACCGGCCGACGGGATGGGTGA
- a CDS encoding DUF4229 domain-containing protein, with protein sequence MKRIPSWLTYTVLRLVLFAVPLVILLLLGIVWWASVIAAALIGLCLSYILLAKQRHAVASDLYAVRHRDKPAPSADDAEDEAIDAAQAEAGTTPGQPTQGHSVSGTSTPGHSTPGQPTPGQNA encoded by the coding sequence GTGAAGCGGATTCCCTCCTGGTTGACCTATACCGTGCTGCGCCTCGTGCTGTTCGCGGTGCCATTGGTCATCCTGCTTCTGCTCGGCATCGTCTGGTGGGCCTCGGTCATCGCCGCAGCCCTCATCGGCCTGTGCCTGTCGTACATCCTGCTCGCCAAGCAGCGCCACGCGGTCGCGTCCGACCTGTACGCCGTGCGCCACCGCGACAAGCCGGCTCCCTCAGCGGACGACGCCGAGGACGAGGCGATCGACGCCGCGCAGGCTGAGGCCGGCACGACGCCGGGGCAGCCTACGCAGGGTCACTCCGTATCCGGAACGTCCACGCCGGGCCACTCCACGCCCGGTCAGCCGACGCCCGGTCAGAACGCGTAG
- a CDS encoding 1,4-dihydroxy-2-naphthoate polyprenyltransferase, which translates to MSQNNPRMQRMAPPPARGPRGGRSGRPGAKASAVRPATASDWIAGARLRTLPLAVAPVLIGVGAAKVVEGAGVWHPIRSLLCLAVAVLLQIGVNYANDYSDGIRGTDEYRVGPGRLTGSGKAAPKKVLTVALTFFGLAAVAGLILVLLTQLWWVLIVGAAAIAAAWFYTGGKRPYGYYGLGEVFVFVFFGLVATAGTTYMLAKTVNQEAWFGGVIAGLIACAVLMVNNIRDIEPDRLAKKRTLAVLLGSTASRIVFCVFLLVPFGILAVLALFYPFAWFGMFALLAALPACVITLFGKTPRELITALQLTSLTGLLVALALGFAYAF; encoded by the coding sequence ATGAGCCAGAACAACCCTCGGATGCAGCGGATGGCGCCACCCCCGGCGCGCGGACCTCGTGGCGGGAGGAGCGGGCGCCCGGGCGCCAAGGCTTCCGCGGTGCGTCCGGCCACCGCATCCGACTGGATCGCCGGCGCGCGGCTGCGGACGCTTCCGCTCGCCGTCGCCCCCGTGCTCATCGGTGTCGGCGCAGCGAAGGTCGTGGAGGGCGCCGGCGTCTGGCACCCGATCCGCTCGCTGCTGTGCCTGGCGGTCGCCGTGCTGCTCCAGATCGGCGTCAACTACGCCAACGACTACTCGGACGGCATCCGGGGAACGGACGAGTACCGGGTCGGGCCAGGGCGGCTCACCGGTTCGGGCAAGGCCGCGCCCAAGAAGGTCCTGACCGTCGCCCTCACGTTCTTCGGCCTGGCGGCCGTCGCCGGGCTCATCCTCGTCCTGCTCACGCAGCTCTGGTGGGTGCTCATCGTCGGTGCCGCGGCCATCGCGGCGGCCTGGTTCTACACCGGAGGCAAGCGTCCGTACGGCTACTACGGCCTCGGCGAGGTGTTCGTCTTCGTCTTCTTCGGGCTCGTCGCCACGGCCGGGACGACGTACATGCTGGCCAAGACCGTCAACCAGGAGGCGTGGTTCGGCGGCGTGATCGCCGGGCTCATCGCCTGCGCCGTGCTCATGGTGAACAACATCCGCGACATCGAGCCCGACCGGCTCGCCAAGAAGCGCACGCTCGCCGTCCTGCTCGGGAGCACAGCCTCGCGGATCGTGTTCTGCGTGTTCCTGCTCGTGCCGTTCGGCATCCTCGCGGTGCTGGCGCTGTTCTACCCGTTCGCGTGGTTCGGGATGTTCGCGCTGCTCGCCGCGCTGCCGGCGTGCGTCATCACCCTGTTCGGCAAGACGCCGCGCGAGCTCATCACGGCCCTGCAGCTCACCAGCCTCACCGGGCTGCTCGTGGCGCTCGCGCTCGGCTTCGCCTACGCGTTCTGA
- a CDS encoding AMP-binding protein yields MIETSGSTGVPKRVALSVDALLASAAASAGAMGGQGQWVLALPAHYVAGAQVLVRSLAAGTEPVLYGEGHFDPLRFAALAGELTDDLRYTSLVPVQLARLVDAAEGGAREVGSALRRFDGILVGGQALDRGLRERAEMLGARLLTTYGSSETAGGCVYDGAPIGTTLVREVDGLLEISGPTLAEGYLGDPERTSAAFHEEDGVRWYRTGDLGDVHDGRVTVRGRSDNVIISGGEKVLLDSVEQLVRSRPGLGDAVVVAADDPRWGQVPVVVATATADLGGLRALVAEQLGRAAAPARIVTVAELPHLSSGKPDRVAAAGLARGDARDEPLA; encoded by the coding sequence GTGATCGAGACCTCCGGCTCCACCGGGGTCCCGAAGCGGGTGGCGCTCTCGGTTGATGCTCTGCTGGCCAGTGCGGCCGCCTCCGCGGGCGCGATGGGTGGGCAGGGGCAGTGGGTGCTCGCGCTTCCGGCGCATTACGTCGCCGGGGCGCAGGTGCTGGTCCGCTCGCTGGCGGCGGGGACGGAGCCCGTCCTCTACGGGGAGGGGCACTTCGATCCGCTGCGCTTCGCGGCGCTGGCCGGCGAGCTGACCGACGACCTCCGCTATACGTCGCTCGTCCCGGTGCAGCTCGCCCGGCTGGTGGACGCCGCCGAGGGAGGGGCGCGTGAGGTCGGGTCCGCTCTCCGGCGGTTCGACGGCATCCTCGTCGGTGGACAGGCGCTCGACCGTGGCCTGCGCGAGCGGGCCGAGATGCTGGGCGCGCGGCTCCTCACGACGTACGGGTCGAGTGAGACGGCGGGCGGGTGCGTCTACGACGGGGCGCCGATCGGCACGACCCTGGTGCGCGAGGTCGACGGGCTGCTCGAGATCAGCGGGCCGACGCTCGCGGAGGGGTACCTCGGCGATCCCGAGCGGACGTCGGCGGCGTTCCACGAGGAGGACGGGGTCCGCTGGTATCGCACGGGTGATCTCGGCGACGTGCACGACGGGCGCGTGACCGTGCGGGGCCGGTCGGACAACGTCATCATCTCCGGTGGCGAGAAGGTGCTGCTCGACTCGGTCGAGCAGCTCGTCCGGTCGCGGCCGGGGCTCGGGGACGCTGTCGTCGTCGCGGCGGACGATCCGCGCTGGGGGCAGGTGCCGGTTGTCGTCGCGACGGCGACGGCCGACCTCGGTGGACTCCGCGCCCTGGTCGCCGAACAGCTCGGGCGGGCGGCGGCACCCGCGCGGATCGTGACCGTCGCCGAGCTCCCGCACCTCAGCAGCGGCAAGCCCGACCGGGTGGCCGCCGCGGGGCTCGCGCGTGGCGACGCGCGCGACGAGCCTCTGGCATAG
- a CDS encoding 1,4-dihydroxy-2-naphthoyl-CoA synthase translates to MASAVSDLFDPAVWADVPGFGQLTDITYHHDVSGRIARVAFNRPEVRNAFRPHTVDELYAALDDARTNPMIGVVLLTGNGPSPKDGGWAFCSGGDQRIRGRDGYKYAEGETASGIDAARSGRLHILEVQRLIRFMPKVVIAVVPGWAAGGGHSLHVVCDLSIASAEHGKFKQTDADVGSFDAGYGSAYFARQVGQKFGREVFFLAREYSAQRAYETGAVNAVVPHAELEATAVEWAQEILTKSPTAIRMLKFAFNAVDDGMVGQQVFAGEATRLAYGTDEAVEGRDAFLEKREPDWSPFPWQY, encoded by the coding sequence ATGGCTTCGGCAGTATCAGACCTCTTCGACCCCGCGGTGTGGGCGGACGTTCCCGGCTTCGGGCAGCTCACCGACATCACGTACCACCACGACGTGAGCGGTCGCATCGCGCGCGTCGCGTTCAACCGGCCCGAGGTGCGCAACGCGTTCCGCCCGCACACGGTGGACGAGCTGTACGCGGCTCTGGACGACGCCCGCACGAACCCGATGATCGGTGTGGTGCTGCTGACCGGCAACGGGCCGAGCCCGAAGGACGGCGGCTGGGCGTTCTGCTCGGGCGGCGACCAGCGCATCCGCGGCCGCGACGGGTACAAGTACGCCGAGGGCGAGACGGCGTCCGGCATCGACGCGGCGCGCAGCGGCCGGCTGCACATCCTCGAGGTGCAGCGGCTGATCCGGTTCATGCCCAAGGTCGTCATCGCGGTCGTCCCGGGATGGGCGGCCGGCGGCGGTCACTCGCTCCATGTGGTGTGCGACCTCTCGATCGCGAGCGCGGAGCACGGCAAGTTCAAGCAGACCGACGCCGACGTCGGCTCCTTCGACGCCGGGTACGGCAGCGCGTACTTCGCTCGGCAGGTCGGGCAGAAGTTCGGGCGCGAGGTGTTCTTCCTGGCGCGCGAGTACTCGGCGCAGCGCGCGTACGAGACGGGCGCGGTGAACGCGGTCGTGCCGCACGCCGAGCTGGAGGCGACGGCGGTCGAGTGGGCGCAGGAGATCCTGACCAAGTCGCCCACAGCGATCCGGATGCTCAAGTTCGCCTTCAACGCGGTGGACGACGGGATGGTCGGGCAGCAGGTGTTCGCGGGGGAGGCGACCCGGCTGGCCTACGGCACGGACGAGGCGGTGGAGGGCCGCGACGCGTTCCTGGAGAAGCGGGAGCCGGACTGGTCGCCGTTCCCGTGGCAGTACTGA
- a CDS encoding o-succinylbenzoate synthase, which translates to MLPELADLLGTARVVRLPMRSRFRGITAREAVLFEGTEGWTEFSPFVEYDDQEAAAWLHAAIDFGWRSAPATLRDTIPVNATVPAVAAEDVAAVLDRYPGARTAKVKVAEPGQTLADDVARVRAVREHLGPEGRIRVDANTLWNVDEAEHAIHALAPFDLEYVEQPCATVEELAEIRRRTRYMDIPIAADESVRKASDPLAVARAGAADLLVIKAQPLGGIHSALRIVAEAGLPVVVSSAIDTSVGIAMGAHLAAAVPELEFDCGLGTVAMFEHDVAVEPLIPVDGAIPVVRPQVSTAQLDRLSAAEDRTEWWLDRVRRCYRIVEHAAAL; encoded by the coding sequence ATGCTGCCCGAACTCGCCGACCTGTTAGGGACAGCGCGCGTCGTCCGTCTCCCGATGCGCTCGCGATTCCGCGGGATCACCGCGCGGGAGGCCGTCCTCTTCGAGGGCACCGAGGGCTGGACCGAGTTCTCGCCCTTCGTCGAGTACGACGACCAGGAGGCCGCCGCCTGGCTGCACGCCGCGATCGACTTCGGCTGGCGGAGCGCCCCCGCGACGCTGCGCGACACCATCCCGGTCAATGCCACCGTCCCGGCCGTCGCGGCGGAGGACGTGGCCGCCGTCCTCGACCGCTACCCGGGAGCCCGCACCGCGAAGGTGAAGGTCGCCGAGCCGGGCCAGACCCTGGCCGACGACGTCGCCCGCGTCCGGGCGGTCCGAGAGCATCTCGGTCCGGAGGGCCGCATCCGCGTCGACGCGAACACCCTGTGGAACGTGGACGAGGCAGAGCACGCCATCCACGCGCTCGCGCCGTTCGATCTCGAGTACGTCGAGCAGCCGTGCGCGACCGTCGAGGAACTCGCGGAGATCCGCCGTCGCACCCGCTACATGGACATCCCGATCGCCGCCGACGAGAGCGTGCGCAAGGCGAGCGACCCGCTCGCGGTCGCGCGTGCCGGCGCCGCAGACCTGCTGGTCATCAAGGCCCAGCCGCTCGGCGGCATCCACTCCGCTCTCCGGATCGTCGCGGAGGCCGGCCTGCCGGTCGTCGTCTCCAGCGCGATCGACACGTCGGTCGGCATCGCGATGGGCGCGCACCTGGCCGCAGCGGTGCCCGAGCTGGAGTTCGACTGCGGCCTGGGAACGGTCGCGATGTTCGAGCACGATGTCGCGGTGGAGCCGCTGATCCCTGTGGACGGAGCGATCCCCGTCGTCCGCCCGCAGGTGTCGACCGCGCAGCTCGACCGTCTTTCGGCCGCGGAGGATCGCACCGAGTGGTGGCTGGACCGGGTACGCCGGTGCTACCGGATCGTGGAGCACGCGGCCGCACTCTGA
- a CDS encoding HAD-IIA family hydrolase, translated as MALFRRTSDAVTPLTGVDLVLADLDGVVYTGPDAIPHAVDSLNGVAETIRVGYITNNASRTDASVAAHLSELGLHVEPRDVVTSPQAAVRLLSQHVPAGSTILVVGGDGLVDEVQKGGFSVTRSADDDPAAVIQGFSPDIGWAQLAEAAFALQGRTDSERPWIATNTDWTIPVARGIAPGNGTLVSAVHTAAGRLPLVAGKPEVAIFEEAVARFQATKPLFIGDRLDTDILGANRAGIDSVLVLTGIDRAKQLLAADADSRPTYILGDLRALSEPYPEAKTAKNGAVTVGKSTVAIDGNDVRIVSEGDDELDLLRAACRAIWDSGRAIYGLEVPERLYG; from the coding sequence ATGGCGCTGTTTCGACGGACGAGTGACGCTGTGACCCCGCTGACCGGGGTGGACCTGGTGCTGGCCGACCTCGACGGGGTCGTCTATACCGGCCCGGATGCCATCCCGCATGCCGTCGACAGCCTCAACGGCGTAGCCGAAACCATCAGGGTCGGTTACATCACCAACAACGCCTCCCGGACCGACGCCTCGGTGGCTGCGCACCTGAGCGAGCTCGGCCTCCATGTCGAACCGCGGGATGTCGTCACCTCGCCGCAGGCCGCCGTCCGACTGCTGAGCCAACACGTCCCTGCGGGGTCCACGATCCTCGTCGTCGGCGGCGACGGCCTGGTGGACGAAGTCCAGAAGGGCGGGTTCTCCGTCACGCGTTCGGCGGACGACGACCCCGCCGCGGTCATCCAGGGCTTCTCGCCCGACATCGGCTGGGCGCAGCTCGCGGAGGCGGCGTTCGCCCTCCAGGGACGCACCGACAGCGAGCGGCCGTGGATCGCGACGAACACGGACTGGACGATCCCGGTCGCCCGCGGCATCGCGCCCGGCAACGGGACGCTGGTCTCCGCCGTCCACACGGCCGCCGGGAGGCTGCCCCTGGTCGCGGGGAAGCCGGAGGTGGCGATCTTCGAGGAGGCCGTCGCCCGCTTCCAGGCGACGAAGCCGCTCTTCATCGGTGACCGGCTCGACACCGACATCCTCGGCGCCAACCGCGCGGGGATCGACTCGGTGCTGGTCCTCACGGGGATCGACCGGGCCAAGCAGCTGCTCGCTGCCGACGCCGACTCGCGGCCGACCTACATCCTGGGCGATCTGCGCGCGCTGAGCGAGCCGTACCCGGAGGCGAAGACCGCGAAGAACGGCGCCGTGACCGTCGGAAAGTCCACCGTCGCCATCGACGGCAACGACGTCCGCATCGTCAGCGAGGGCGACGACGAACTCGACCTGCTCCGTGCGGCGTGCCGTGCGATCTGGGATTCGGGTCGTGCGATCTACGGCCTCGAGGTGCCGGAGCGGCTGTACGGCTGA
- the ccsB gene encoding c-type cytochrome biogenesis protein CcsB has product MTETLSQLSTVFIYVAMGFYAAAFIAFALDLARRGARATAEEAAVVPSAVARRAEVAQPVGATAARMSASGGGTVAPPAAPPSSALGRLSSRISTRLEDDVMNGAASSASIKWAFGLTIVGWGFHLIATVLRGIAADRVPWANMWEFSMTGTLVIVGVFLVANLKWDIKYLGTFIIGLILVLQGVALLRYYVPVVPLQPALQSYWLVIHIIVAVLGTAFFALGFALSGLQLLQYRRERQVAESRPQQFKFLATLPSAVALENLAYRINIVGFIAWTFTLIAGAIWAEKAWGRYWGWDTKEVWTFIIWVIYAGYIHARATRGWRGSRSAWLAIIGFAAVLFNFGVVNVFFHGLHAYSGLGS; this is encoded by the coding sequence GTGACCGAAACCCTGTCCCAGCTGTCCACGGTCTTCATCTATGTGGCGATGGGGTTCTACGCGGCCGCGTTCATCGCGTTCGCGCTCGACCTCGCGCGTAGAGGAGCCAGAGCCACGGCCGAGGAGGCCGCGGTCGTCCCGAGCGCCGTCGCCCGCAGGGCGGAGGTCGCCCAACCGGTGGGTGCGACGGCCGCACGGATGTCCGCGTCCGGCGGCGGGACGGTCGCGCCTCCCGCGGCGCCGCCGTCATCCGCGCTCGGCCGGCTGTCGTCCCGCATCAGCACGCGACTCGAGGACGACGTGATGAACGGCGCCGCCTCGTCGGCGTCGATCAAGTGGGCGTTCGGTCTCACCATCGTGGGCTGGGGCTTCCACCTGATCGCCACGGTCCTGCGCGGCATCGCGGCGGACCGGGTGCCGTGGGCCAACATGTGGGAGTTCTCGATGACCGGCACGCTGGTCATCGTCGGAGTCTTCCTGGTCGCGAACCTCAAGTGGGACATCAAGTACCTCGGCACGTTCATCATCGGCCTGATCCTGGTTCTGCAAGGCGTCGCCCTGCTGCGGTACTACGTCCCGGTGGTCCCGCTCCAGCCGGCACTGCAGTCGTACTGGCTGGTGATCCACATCATCGTCGCCGTGCTGGGCACGGCGTTCTTCGCCCTCGGCTTCGCGCTGTCGGGACTCCAGCTCCTGCAGTACCGGCGTGAACGCCAGGTCGCGGAGTCGCGCCCGCAGCAGTTCAAGTTCCTCGCGACGCTTCCCAGCGCCGTCGCCCTGGAGAACCTCGCGTACCGGATCAACATCGTCGGCTTCATCGCGTGGACGTTCACGCTGATCGCCGGAGCCATCTGGGCCGAGAAGGCGTGGGGTCGTTATTGGGGCTGGGACACCAAGGAAGTCTGGACGTTCATCATCTGGGTGATCTACGCCGGCTACATCCACGCGCGCGCCACCCGCGGCTGGCGCGGATCGCGTTCCGCGTGGCTGGCGATCATCGGCTTCGCAGCGGTGCTCTTCAACTTCGGCGTCGTCAACGTGTTCTTCCACGGACTGCACGCCTACTCCGGGCTCGGATCCTGA